The following are from one region of the Stenotrophomonas lactitubi genome:
- a CDS encoding HU family DNA-binding protein: MNKTELIDAVAEAADLTKAESSRAVDAVVAAVTKALKDGDAVTLVGFGTFQVRDRAARTGRNPKTGDTIKIAASKNPSFKAGKALKDAVN; this comes from the coding sequence ATGAACAAGACCGAATTGATCGATGCCGTTGCTGAAGCTGCCGACCTGACCAAGGCCGAGTCCAGCCGCGCTGTCGATGCCGTCGTTGCTGCCGTCACCAAGGCGCTGAAGGACGGCGATGCGGTCACCCTGGTTGGCTTCGGTACCTTCCAGGTCCGCGACCGTGCTGCCCGCACCGGCCGCAACCCGAAGACCGGCGACACCATCAAGATCGCTGCTTCGAAGAATCCGTCGTTCAAGGCTGGTAAGGCCCTGAAGGATGCTGTAAACTAA
- a CDS encoding peptidyl-prolyl cis-trans isomerase yields MLQKLRDKTSGWIVTVILGLLMIPFLFVIDNSYLGGVGAQNVAKVSAPPTWWRSAPSWWPVRMMWQHHEISAQDFRTRFEQERMRERQQQGENFDPRAFESTENKLAVLDQLIDEQVVRLVGEQAGVVIGDGAVREYITTIPGFLGADGKFSESNYRLALAGGNPPRTPTQFQELVRESLQQSVIPSGLQNSGFVTQAETERLLKLLGETRDVELAALPEVPVDTAPVTDAQIKQWYDSHGKDFRQAESVSLEYVELNGANLPAPTAADEATLRKRYEDEKAKFTTPEQRQAAHILITGDGAEAKAAKLAIEAKAAGADFAALAKANSEDPGSKAQGGDLGWVERGAMVKPFEDALFGAKAGEVIGPVKTDFGFHIIKVAAVRGGQGKSFEEVRDTLAAEQLKADGERGFNDLAGRLVDAINKSPSDLAAAAKDVGLPMQTLGPITRTTATGIAADPAVLRAAFSDVLVQDGTASDPIALGGSSNHSVVIRVAAHTPEQAMPLDKAREQVIAAIRADRQRQAGDKAADALLAKLKAGATLQSLAASEKLQLSPMPGLPRSQPVPTPEINRAIFSAPVPAEGKPSYGKIDVNGHALVFAVNKVNPGDIKEVTAEQQKQLKDQLSQIDGMAAAKAYIDAMRKSFLVQTTEANL; encoded by the coding sequence ATGCTGCAGAAACTCCGCGACAAGACCTCAGGCTGGATCGTTACCGTGATCCTGGGGCTGCTGATGATTCCGTTCCTGTTCGTCATCGACAACAGCTACCTCGGTGGCGTCGGCGCACAGAACGTCGCCAAGGTTTCGGCACCGCCGACCTGGTGGCGCTCGGCACCGTCCTGGTGGCCGGTGCGCATGATGTGGCAGCACCATGAGATCAGCGCACAGGATTTCCGCACCCGTTTCGAGCAGGAACGCATGCGCGAACGCCAGCAGCAGGGCGAGAACTTCGACCCGCGCGCGTTCGAAAGCACCGAGAACAAGCTGGCCGTGCTCGATCAGTTGATCGACGAGCAGGTCGTGCGCCTGGTCGGTGAGCAGGCCGGTGTCGTGATTGGCGACGGCGCTGTGCGCGAATACATCACCACCATCCCGGGCTTCCTGGGCGCCGATGGCAAGTTCAGCGAGAGCAATTACCGTCTGGCCCTGGCCGGTGGCAATCCGCCGCGCACGCCGACCCAGTTCCAGGAACTGGTACGTGAGAGCCTGCAGCAGTCGGTGATCCCGTCGGGCCTGCAGAACTCCGGCTTTGTCACCCAGGCCGAGACCGAGCGTCTGTTGAAGCTGCTGGGCGAAACCCGCGATGTGGAACTGGCCGCGCTGCCGGAAGTTCCGGTTGATACCGCGCCGGTGACCGACGCGCAGATCAAGCAGTGGTACGACAGCCATGGCAAGGATTTCCGCCAGGCCGAATCGGTGTCGCTGGAATACGTCGAGCTCAATGGTGCGAACCTGCCGGCGCCGACCGCGGCCGACGAGGCGACCCTGCGCAAGCGCTATGAAGACGAGAAGGCCAAGTTCACCACGCCGGAACAGCGCCAGGCGGCGCATATCCTGATCACCGGCGACGGTGCTGAAGCCAAGGCCGCCAAGTTGGCTATCGAAGCAAAGGCGGCAGGTGCCGACTTTGCCGCGCTGGCCAAGGCGAACTCGGAAGATCCCGGTTCCAAGGCGCAGGGCGGTGACCTCGGTTGGGTGGAACGCGGCGCGATGGTCAAGCCGTTTGAAGACGCACTGTTTGGCGCCAAGGCCGGTGAAGTGATCGGCCCGGTCAAGACCGACTTCGGCTTCCACATCATCAAGGTCGCTGCGGTTCGTGGCGGCCAGGGCAAGTCGTTTGAAGAAGTGCGTGACACCCTGGCAGCCGAGCAGCTGAAGGCCGACGGTGAGCGTGGCTTCAATGATCTGGCAGGCCGCCTGGTCGATGCCATCAACAAGAGCCCGAGCGACCTGGCCGCAGCCGCCAAGGACGTCGGCCTGCCGATGCAGACGCTGGGCCCGATCACCCGCACCACCGCCACCGGCATTGCCGCTGATCCGGCCGTGCTGCGTGCTGCCTTCTCCGACGTCCTGGTGCAGGACGGTACCGCCAGCGATCCGATCGCCCTGGGTGGCAGCAGCAACCACAGCGTGGTGATCCGTGTTGCCGCGCATACCCCGGAGCAGGCGATGCCGCTGGACAAGGCGCGTGAGCAGGTGATCGCCGCGATCCGTGCGGACCGTCAGCGCCAGGCCGGTGACAAGGCCGCTGATGCCCTGCTGGCCAAGCTGAAGGCGGGCGCGACCCTGCAGTCGCTGGCTGCCAGCGAGAAGCTGCAGCTGAGCCCGATGCCGGGCCTGCCGCGCAGCCAGCCGGTGCCGACCCCGGAGATCAACCGCGCGATCTTCAGCGCGCCGGTGCCGGCCGAAGGCAAGCCGAGCTACGGCAAGATCGACGTCAACGGCCATGCACTGGTCTTCGCGGTGAACAAGGTCAACCCGGGCGACATCAAGGAAGTGACCGCCGAGCAGCAGAAGCAGCTGAAGGACCAGCTGAGCCAGATCGACGGCATGGCTGCTGCCAAGGCGTACATCGACGCGATGCGCAAGAGCTTCCTGGTGCAGACCACCGAAGCGAACCTGTAA
- a CDS encoding lytic transglycosylase domain-containing protein: protein MSRRSLPLALGLVLGLAGTAGAQSLGAGISQNLTAASALPLDPSTLPAASVRNGQEIFSSFRDGLAEPTCDAEATSPRWQKQFAHAPSRLANQDDDALVLFGYVVEELRKANLPTEFALIPFVESGYRPNARNGSGPTGLWQFIATTARNHRVPMSNNYDGRLSAVESTQAAVRYLKTLHGMFGGDWRLATMAYNAGEYRVLQSMRKAGMNAQNAKPAGLPGLSPVTHAYVEKLHALACVLEDVEDQPGVMASLDRTVPVLKDHTLPAGTSVQQWAAQRALDPAKIARLNPALAAGNRPSGTARVLAPVSASNANVADIASTAVATALASTASAAPSPQVAKVVASAADRPRNRRHTVRNGESAWTIARRYGMPVKALLSLNGLSGSSVLKPGAVLRVED, encoded by the coding sequence ATGAGTCGCCGAAGTCTGCCGCTGGCCCTGGGCCTTGTCCTGGGGTTGGCCGGAACTGCCGGCGCACAATCGCTGGGCGCCGGCATCAGCCAGAACCTGACCGCCGCCTCGGCCCTGCCGCTGGATCCGTCAACGCTGCCGGCCGCATCGGTCCGCAACGGCCAGGAGATCTTCTCCAGCTTCCGCGACGGCCTGGCCGAACCCACCTGTGACGCCGAGGCCACCAGCCCGCGCTGGCAGAAGCAGTTCGCCCACGCCCCTTCGCGGCTGGCCAACCAGGATGATGACGCGCTGGTGCTGTTCGGCTATGTGGTCGAAGAGCTGCGCAAAGCCAACCTGCCCACCGAATTCGCCCTGATTCCCTTCGTCGAAAGCGGCTACCGGCCCAATGCCCGCAACGGCAGCGGCCCGACCGGCCTGTGGCAGTTCATCGCCACTACCGCACGCAACCATCGCGTGCCGATGAGCAACAACTACGACGGCCGGCTGTCTGCAGTGGAGTCCACCCAGGCCGCCGTGCGCTACCTGAAGACCCTGCATGGCATGTTCGGTGGCGACTGGCGCCTGGCCACCATGGCCTACAACGCCGGCGAGTACCGCGTGCTGCAGTCCATGCGCAAGGCCGGCATGAACGCGCAGAACGCCAAGCCGGCCGGCCTGCCCGGTCTGTCGCCGGTCACCCACGCCTACGTCGAGAAGCTGCATGCCCTGGCCTGCGTGCTGGAAGACGTGGAAGACCAGCCGGGCGTGATGGCCTCGCTGGACCGCACCGTACCGGTGCTGAAGGACCACACCCTGCCGGCAGGCACCAGCGTCCAGCAGTGGGCCGCCCAGCGCGCCCTGGACCCGGCGAAGATCGCCCGCTTGAATCCGGCACTGGCCGCCGGCAACCGCCCGTCGGGCACGGCACGCGTACTGGCCCCGGTCTCAGCGTCCAACGCGAACGTTGCCGACATCGCCAGCACGGCCGTTGCCACCGCACTGGCCAGCACCGCCAGCGCTGCGCCGAGCCCGCAGGTGGCTAAGGTGGTCGCGTCGGCTGCTGATCGCCCGCGCAACCGTCGCCACACCGTGCGCAACGGCGAATCGGCCTGGACCATCGCCCGTCGCTACGGCATGCCGGTGAAGGCACTGTTGTCGCTGAACGGCTTGAGCGGCAGCAGCGTGCTGAAGCCAGGCGCGGTACTGCGCGTCGAAGACTGA
- the gloB gene encoding hydroxyacylglutathione hydrolase, translating to MRLTALPAFADNYIWMLIADDGAAVVVDPGDAAPVLALAAQGVRVDTILLTHHHDDHIGGVPALQARFPGVRVVAPVEERIPMATERVGEGERVQALGQMFHVLSVPGHTRSHIAFHTAEQLFSGDSLFSLGCGRLFEGTPSQLLASMRKLGALPAQLLLCCAHEYTVSNAVFARHVDPANAALLQRQEEALAMRRDDRSTLPVSLADEIACNPFLRTHTAPIRAAVSAHLGREVVDDVDVMAGLRHWKDGFRA from the coding sequence ATGCGACTGACTGCCCTGCCCGCATTTGCGGACAATTACATCTGGATGCTGATCGCCGACGACGGTGCTGCCGTGGTCGTCGATCCCGGCGACGCTGCGCCGGTACTGGCGCTGGCTGCCCAAGGCGTGCGCGTGGACACCATCCTGCTCACCCATCATCACGACGATCACATCGGTGGCGTGCCGGCGCTGCAGGCGCGTTTCCCTGGCGTGCGCGTGGTCGCACCGGTCGAAGAGCGCATCCCGATGGCCACCGAGCGGGTCGGCGAAGGTGAACGTGTTCAGGCACTGGGCCAGATGTTCCACGTACTATCCGTCCCCGGGCACACCCGCAGCCACATCGCGTTTCACACCGCTGAACAGCTTTTCAGCGGAGATTCGTTGTTCAGCCTGGGCTGTGGACGCCTGTTCGAAGGTACGCCGTCCCAGCTGCTGGCATCGATGCGCAAGCTGGGTGCCCTGCCCGCGCAACTGCTGCTGTGTTGCGCTCACGAGTACACCGTGTCAAATGCCGTCTTCGCGCGGCATGTCGACCCCGCCAACGCTGCCTTGTTGCAGCGCCAAGAGGAGGCTTTGGCCATGCGCCGCGATGACCGTTCCACCCTGCCAGTATCCCTGGCCGATGAAATTGCCTGTAATCCGTTCCTGCGTACCCACACTGCGCCCATCCGCGCGGCCGTGTCGGCGCACCTGGGGCGCGAGGTCGTGGACGACGTCGACGTCATGGCCGGTCTCCGGCACTGGAAAGACGGCTTCCGCGCATGA
- a CDS encoding class I SAM-dependent methyltransferase, translating into MPALQSTRQASQAPWFDSEPAEALRVLERQLLLPQLSLLPARPWLWIAPSAAWLADAQLGGRGLRLHRQGSGYAGDTRCALPLPLPNESVNAIVLQHVTVGDADHLLDECERVLMPGGHLWLTSLNPFSPFRTRWRQHGLAVRTPQRIRQLLERHGLECEDTRYLGPMWQGAGSRRRGGWAPLRAACLFHAEKRTLALPGPTPLPVRWHGTVAT; encoded by the coding sequence ATGCCCGCGCTGCAGAGCACCCGTCAAGCGAGCCAGGCCCCGTGGTTCGACAGCGAACCGGCGGAGGCCTTGCGCGTGCTCGAACGGCAACTGCTGCTGCCGCAGCTGTCGCTGCTGCCGGCCCGGCCCTGGTTGTGGATCGCCCCCAGCGCCGCTTGGCTGGCAGATGCGCAGCTGGGCGGGCGCGGCCTGCGCCTGCATCGCCAGGGCAGTGGTTACGCCGGCGATACCCGCTGCGCACTGCCGTTGCCGCTGCCCAACGAGAGCGTCAACGCCATCGTGCTGCAGCATGTGACCGTCGGTGATGCTGACCATCTGCTGGACGAATGCGAACGCGTGTTGATGCCCGGCGGCCATCTGTGGCTGACCAGCCTCAATCCGTTCAGCCCGTTCCGCACCCGATGGCGCCAGCACGGGCTGGCGGTGCGCACGCCGCAGCGGATCCGCCAGCTACTTGAGCGCCATGGGCTGGAATGCGAGGACACGCGCTACCTGGGGCCGATGTGGCAGGGGGCCGGCAGCCGCCGTCGCGGCGGCTGGGCCCCCCTGCGCGCGGCCTGCCTGTTCCACGCTGAAAAACGCACGCTGGCCCTGCCCGGGCCGACCCCGTTGCCCGTGCGCTGGCACGGCACCGTTGCTACCTGA
- the rnhA gene encoding ribonuclease HI: MKTIEIHTDGSCLGNPGPGGWAALLRYKGHERELSGGEAHTTNNRMELMAAISGLESLTEPCEIVLYTDSQYVRQGLTQWLPGWIRKNWKTAGGDPVKNRELWERLQAATLRHQIDWRWVKGHSGDPDNERVDTLARNAAIQIRDGSPVN, encoded by the coding sequence TTGAAAACCATCGAAATCCACACCGACGGTTCCTGCCTCGGCAATCCCGGCCCCGGCGGCTGGGCGGCGCTGCTGCGCTACAAGGGGCACGAGCGCGAACTGAGCGGTGGTGAAGCGCATACCACCAACAATCGGATGGAGCTGATGGCGGCCATTTCCGGCCTGGAGTCGCTGACCGAGCCCTGCGAGATCGTCCTCTACACCGATTCGCAGTACGTACGGCAGGGCCTGACCCAGTGGCTGCCGGGCTGGATCCGCAAGAACTGGAAGACCGCCGGCGGTGATCCGGTGAAGAACCGTGAACTGTGGGAGCGCCTGCAGGCCGCCACGCTGCGGCACCAGATCGATTGGCGCTGGGTGAAAGGACACTCCGGCGACCCGGACAATGAACGCGTGGATACCCTGGCCCGCAACGCCGCGATCCAGATCCGCGACGGCAGCCCGGTAAACTGA
- the dnaQ gene encoding DNA polymerase III subunit epsilon, with product MRQIILDTETTGLEWKKGNRVVEIGCVELFKRRPTGNTYHQYLKPDCEFEQGAQEVTGLTLEFLADKPEFAQVVEEFLAFIDGAELIIHNAAFDLGFLDNELSLLGEQYGKITDRCTVIDTLALARERFPGQRNSLDALCKRLGVDNSHRALHGGLLDAQILGDVYIALTSGQEEIGFGLGDDDAGGAAALQAFDASKLLPRPRVVATPSEQEAHAARLERLRKKAGHALWDGPKVEEAASA from the coding sequence ATGCGTCAGATCATCCTTGATACCGAAACCACCGGCCTGGAGTGGAAGAAGGGCAACCGCGTCGTCGAAATCGGCTGCGTCGAGTTGTTCAAGCGCCGCCCGACCGGCAACACCTATCACCAGTACCTGAAGCCCGACTGCGAATTCGAACAGGGCGCGCAGGAAGTCACCGGCCTGACCCTGGAATTCCTGGCAGACAAGCCGGAGTTTGCGCAGGTCGTGGAGGAGTTCCTGGCCTTCATCGATGGCGCCGAGCTGATCATCCACAACGCCGCGTTCGATCTGGGCTTCCTCGACAACGAGCTGTCCCTGCTCGGCGAGCAGTACGGGAAGATCACCGATCGCTGCACGGTGATCGATACCCTGGCGCTGGCGCGCGAGCGTTTCCCGGGGCAGCGCAACTCGCTGGATGCGCTGTGCAAGCGGCTGGGCGTGGACAACTCGCACCGCGCCCTGCATGGCGGTCTGCTGGATGCGCAGATCCTGGGCGATGTGTACATCGCACTGACCTCGGGCCAGGAGGAGATCGGCTTCGGGCTGGGCGATGATGATGCCGGTGGCGCTGCGGCGCTGCAGGCGTTCGATGCATCCAAGCTGCTGCCGCGCCCGCGCGTGGTGGCTACGCCGTCGGAACAGGAAGCGCATGCGGCGCGTCTGGAGCGGCTGCGCAAGAAGGCCGGCCACGCGTTGTGGGACGGCCCGAAGGTGGAAGAGGCTGCGAGCGCGTAG
- a CDS encoding PP2C family protein-serine/threonine phosphatase, protein MIEFGHLTHPGLRRELNEDTYYGDGELALWLVADGMGGHACGEVASALARETIVREIRRGAPLAQAIRTADEEIIRASRRRNDSLPMGTTVVAARVQGNRYEVAWVGDSRAYLWRDGQLAQLSQDHSVVQELVAQGNLTAEQARAHPHRNVVTQALGVTDPAHLNVATTSGELRPGMQLLLCSDGLTEEVDDRGIARTLAFDDASAQECVDSLVATALDGGGSDNITVILVRCH, encoded by the coding sequence ATGATCGAATTCGGACATCTCACCCACCCCGGCCTGCGCCGCGAGCTCAACGAGGACACCTATTACGGTGACGGCGAGCTGGCCCTGTGGCTGGTGGCCGACGGCATGGGCGGGCACGCCTGCGGCGAAGTGGCCAGCGCACTGGCGCGCGAGACCATCGTCCGCGAGATCCGCCGTGGCGCGCCGTTGGCGCAGGCGATCCGCACGGCCGACGAAGAGATCATCCGTGCCTCGCGCCGGCGCAACGACAGCCTGCCGATGGGCACCACCGTGGTCGCTGCACGGGTGCAGGGCAACCGCTACGAAGTGGCCTGGGTCGGCGACAGCCGCGCCTATCTGTGGCGCGATGGCCAGCTTGCCCAGCTCAGCCAGGACCACAGCGTGGTGCAGGAACTGGTCGCGCAGGGCAACCTGACCGCCGAGCAGGCGCGCGCCCATCCGCACCGCAACGTGGTCACCCAGGCACTGGGCGTCACCGACCCGGCACACCTGAACGTGGCAACCACCAGCGGCGAGCTGCGCCCGGGCATGCAGTTGCTGCTGTGCAGTGATGGCCTGACCGAGGAAGTGGATGATCGCGGCATCGCCCGCACCCTCGCCTTCGACGATGCCAGCGCGCAGGAATGCGTGGACAGCCTGGTCGCCACCGCCCTCGACGGCGGCGGCTCGGACAACATCACCGTGATCCTGGTGCGCTGCCACTGA
- a CDS encoding DUF6165 family protein has protein sequence MTAEILVPVSFGELLDKISILQIKSERISDEGKLANVRKELSALETTWMAHPAAVKDIAKLRAELKAVNEQLWEIEDDIRLKDKAQAFDQGFIDLARSVYLRNDERARIKKAINLALGSAYVEEKSYQDYTQRA, from the coding sequence ATGACCGCTGAAATCCTCGTCCCCGTTTCATTCGGCGAGCTGCTGGACAAGATCTCGATCCTGCAGATCAAGTCCGAGCGCATCAGTGACGAAGGCAAGCTGGCCAACGTACGCAAGGAGCTGTCCGCGCTGGAAACCACCTGGATGGCGCACCCGGCGGCAGTGAAGGACATCGCCAAGCTGCGTGCCGAGCTGAAGGCGGTCAACGAGCAGCTGTGGGAGATCGAGGACGACATCCGCCTGAAGGACAAGGCGCAGGCCTTCGATCAGGGGTTCATCGACCTGGCGCGCAGCGTGTACCTGCGCAACGACGAACGCGCGCGGATCAAGAAGGCGATCAACCTGGCGCTGGGCTCGGCCTATGTGGAAGAGAAGTCCTACCAGGACTACACGCAGCGCGCGTAA
- a CDS encoding glycosyltransferase family 9 protein — translation MASASSSLCLLRLSALGDVTHVVPLVRTLQAARPDTPIHWIIDKVGQKLLDGLPGVTFHAYDKKTGMAGVKELRKQLPPGRFEALLQMQVAFRANVLSAFIPAERRIGYDRSRSKDLHGLFINERIADRPGIHVLDAIGSFCEPLGLRQTDVSWDLAVPQAAYDWAAAQWQDDGRPVLMISPCSSHVRRNWYADRYAEVANHAVTRGWRIVLCGGRSELERSMADAILAQLDVPALDLVGKDTLKQLPALLARANLVMTPDSGPMHIANAMGAKVLGLHAASNPNRSGPYSDRRYCADRYDDAARKYLGKQAADLKWGTKIEFDDVMELITVEDGIAAFERYVADHLG, via the coding sequence ATGGCATCAGCGTCCTCCTCCTTGTGTCTTCTGCGCCTGTCCGCTCTTGGCGATGTGACCCACGTAGTGCCGCTGGTGCGCACCCTGCAGGCCGCGCGCCCGGACACGCCGATCCACTGGATCATCGACAAGGTCGGGCAGAAGCTGCTTGATGGCCTGCCGGGCGTCACCTTCCATGCCTACGACAAGAAGACCGGCATGGCCGGGGTGAAGGAACTGCGCAAGCAGCTGCCGCCCGGACGTTTCGAGGCGCTGCTGCAGATGCAGGTGGCGTTCCGCGCGAACGTGCTGTCCGCCTTCATTCCCGCCGAGCGCCGCATCGGTTACGACCGCAGCCGCTCCAAGGACCTGCACGGCCTCTTCATCAACGAACGCATCGCTGATCGCCCGGGCATCCATGTGCTCGATGCCATCGGCAGCTTCTGCGAGCCGCTGGGCCTGCGCCAGACCGACGTCAGCTGGGATCTGGCCGTGCCGCAGGCCGCCTATGACTGGGCCGCTGCGCAATGGCAGGACGATGGCAGGCCGGTGCTGATGATCTCGCCCTGCTCCAGCCACGTGCGCCGCAACTGGTACGCCGACCGCTATGCCGAGGTCGCCAACCATGCCGTCACGCGCGGTTGGCGGATCGTGCTGTGCGGTGGTCGCAGCGAACTGGAGCGCAGCATGGCCGACGCCATCCTGGCCCAGTTGGATGTTCCGGCGCTGGATCTGGTCGGCAAGGACACGCTGAAGCAGTTGCCGGCATTGCTGGCCCGCGCCAACCTGGTGATGACGCCGGACTCCGGTCCGATGCACATCGCCAATGCCATGGGCGCCAAGGTGCTGGGCCTGCATGCGGCCAGCAACCCGAACCGCAGCGGCCCGTACTCGGACCGCCGCTACTGCGCGGACCGCTACGACGACGCGGCGCGCAAGTACCTGGGCAAGCAGGCCGCCGACCTCAAGTGGGGCACCAAGATCGAATTCGACGACGTGATGGAACTGATCACCGTCGAGGACGGCATTGCTGCGTTCGAGCGCTACGTGGCCGACCACCTGGGCTGA
- a CDS encoding 3-deoxy-D-manno-octulosonic acid kinase has protein sequence MVAFDANEALTPCREGRGIGAILFDRERLRQADIGLFSPQHWAGKARPVGEGGRGSAWFVDAPFGPSVLRHYLRGGLAARISHDQYIWRGADRTRSFAEFRLMRALREKKLPVPRPIAAFYMREGLRYRAAILMERIEGVRSLADRALVAGRGAPWEETGRMIARFHRAGLDHADLNAHNILFDGNGHGWLIDFDRGVIRIPATAWRERNLKRLLRSLIKLRGERSVEDVEKDYARLRRAYDMAWNRGT, from the coding sequence ATGGTCGCATTCGACGCCAATGAAGCGCTGACGCCATGCCGCGAGGGTCGCGGCATCGGGGCCATTCTGTTCGACCGCGAGCGGCTGCGGCAAGCCGACATCGGTCTGTTCTCGCCACAGCACTGGGCCGGCAAGGCCCGGCCGGTGGGTGAGGGCGGCCGCGGCAGTGCCTGGTTCGTGGATGCGCCGTTCGGTCCCAGCGTGCTGCGGCACTACCTGCGCGGGGGGCTGGCGGCCCGGATCAGCCACGACCAGTACATCTGGCGGGGGGCGGACCGGACCCGCAGTTTTGCCGAATTCCGGCTGATGCGCGCACTGCGCGAGAAGAAACTGCCGGTGCCCAGGCCGATTGCCGCCTTCTACATGCGTGAGGGCCTGCGCTACCGCGCCGCGATCCTGATGGAACGGATCGAAGGGGTACGCTCACTGGCCGACCGCGCACTGGTGGCCGGGCGCGGTGCGCCGTGGGAGGAAACCGGGCGGATGATCGCGCGCTTCCACCGTGCCGGCCTGGACCATGCCGATCTCAATGCGCACAACATCCTGTTCGACGGCAACGGCCATGGCTGGCTGATCGACTTCGATCGCGGGGTCATCCGCATCCCGGCCACGGCCTGGCGCGAGCGCAATCTCAAGCGCCTGCTGCGCTCGCTGATCAAACTGCGCGGCGAGCGCAGCGTGGAAGACGTGGAAAAAGACTACGCGCGCCTGCGCCGCGCCTATGACATGGCCTGGAACCGGGGCACCTGA
- a CDS encoding MBL fold metallo-hydrolase codes for MDWSLRFLGVGNASAVELGSPMSVIERDGRPWLTIDCGGEGLTAFKAHYGHMPQALFVTHVHLDHVAGFERLFVDTFFSAQRRGKVRLYVPATVVPLLHKRIGDYPNVLAEGGANFWDAFQLIVVGDAFWHEGVRLEVFPVRHHWPETAYGLRLQGALTWSGDTRPIPEMLARFANDNELIAHDCGLHGNPSHTGVDDLEREYSAELQARMMLYHYASVADGQALAARGHRVAQPGQCVVLAPPTAPHVLAQDPP; via the coding sequence ATGGACTGGTCGTTGCGTTTCCTCGGCGTCGGCAATGCGTCGGCGGTCGAGCTGGGTTCGCCGATGTCGGTGATCGAGCGTGATGGCCGGCCGTGGCTGACCATCGACTGTGGTGGTGAAGGCCTGACCGCGTTCAAGGCGCACTACGGGCATATGCCGCAGGCGCTGTTCGTCACCCATGTACACCTGGACCACGTGGCGGGTTTCGAACGGTTGTTCGTGGACACCTTCTTCAGCGCGCAGCGGCGCGGCAAGGTGCGCCTGTACGTGCCGGCCACGGTGGTGCCGCTGCTGCACAAGCGCATCGGCGATTACCCGAACGTGCTGGCCGAGGGCGGCGCCAACTTCTGGGATGCCTTCCAGCTGATCGTGGTGGGCGATGCGTTCTGGCACGAGGGCGTGCGCCTGGAAGTGTTCCCGGTGCGCCACCACTGGCCGGAGACGGCCTATGGCCTGCGCCTGCAGGGCGCGCTGACCTGGAGCGGCGATACCCGGCCGATTCCGGAAATGCTGGCGCGCTTTGCCAATGACAATGAGCTGATCGCCCACGACTGCGGGTTGCACGGCAATCCTTCGCATACCGGGGTGGATGACCTGGAACGCGAGTACAGCGCCGAGCTGCAGGCACGGATGATGCTGTACCACTACGCCAGCGTGGCCGATGGCCAGGCCCTGGCCGCGCGTGGGCACCGGGTAGCACAGCCCGGCCAGTGCGTTGTGCTGGCCCCGCCGACCGCCCCGCACGTACTGGCGCAGGATCCGCCGTGA
- a CDS encoding nuclear transport factor 2 family protein has translation MSSAGHAATPALAAELERLERALHCPQVRADHQRLAALLDEDFSEIGSSGQCYGREAALEEIPLERAQVVIESDQYAVWMLAEGLAQVRYRSRYHVDGQPQRWVLRSSLWRLHPTGWRVAFHQGTPEAR, from the coding sequence GTGAGCAGCGCTGGCCACGCCGCAACGCCGGCGTTGGCTGCCGAGCTGGAGCGACTGGAACGTGCACTGCATTGCCCGCAGGTGCGCGCAGATCATCAGCGTCTGGCGGCATTGCTGGATGAGGATTTCAGCGAGATCGGCAGCTCCGGCCAGTGCTACGGCCGTGAGGCCGCGCTGGAAGAGATCCCGCTGGAGCGTGCGCAGGTGGTGATCGAGTCGGACCAGTACGCCGTGTGGATGCTGGCAGAGGGGCTGGCCCAGGTGCGTTACCGCAGTCGCTATCACGTCGATGGCCAGCCGCAGCGCTGGGTGCTGCGCAGCTCGCTGTGGCGTCTGCATCCAACGGGCTGGCGGGTGGCGTTCCATCAGGGGACGCCGGAGGCGCGGTAG
- a CDS encoding DMT family transporter: MAWIYLLFAGLLEIVWAASMKQSEGFTKLTPTVITIVGMIASFWLLAVAMRSLPLGTAYTIWTGIGAVGAFVVGIVFLGEQVSPMRIGAAVLIVAGLVLMKLSSS; encoded by the coding sequence ATGGCCTGGATCTATCTGTTGTTTGCCGGCCTGCTGGAAATCGTCTGGGCCGCGTCGATGAAGCAGTCTGAAGGCTTCACCAAACTCACCCCCACCGTCATCACCATCGTCGGCATGATCGCCAGCTTCTGGCTGCTGGCCGTCGCCATGCGCAGTCTGCCGCTGGGCACCGCTTATACGATCTGGACCGGCATCGGCGCGGTCGGCGCCTTCGTGGTCGGGATCGTGTTCCTGGGCGAGCAGGTCAGCCCGATGCGGATTGGCGCAGCGGTGCTTATCGTCGCCGGCCTGGTGCTGATGAAACTCTCCAGCAGCTGA